Proteins from one Mugil cephalus isolate CIBA_MC_2020 chromosome 15, CIBA_Mcephalus_1.1, whole genome shotgun sequence genomic window:
- the cldn3c gene encoding claudin 3c, with product MSMGMEIVGIALGFIGFILAIVTCALPMWRVTAFIGANIITAQTIWEGLWMNCVTQSTGQMQCKIYDSLLALPQELQASRAMTIISIILGVLGVMISIVGAKCTNCIEDEPSKAKVMIIAGIFFILGGLLVLIPVSWTASVIVRDFYSPLLTDPQKREIGAALYIGWGAAAMLLIGGAMLCSSCPPKEKKYKPPRMAYSAPRSTSAGGGYDRKDYV from the coding sequence ATGTCGATGGGTATGGAGATTGTGGGCATCGCCCTCGGATTCATTGGATTCATCCTTGCCATAGTGACGTGCGCCCTGCCGATGTGGAGGGTGACGGCCTTCATCGGAGCCAACATCATAACCGCTCAGACCATCTGGGAGGGTTTGTGGATGAACTGCGTCACCCAGAGCACAGGCCAGATGCAGTGTAAGATCTACGACTCACTACTGGCCTTGCCTCAGGAGCTGCAGGCCTCCAGAGCAATGACCATCATCTCCATCATACTCGGGGTGCTGGGAGTCATGATCTCCATCGTCGGTGCCAAGTGCACCAACTGCATCGAGGACGAGCCGTCGAAAGCCAAAGTGATGATCATCGCCGGCATCTTCTTCATCCTCGGCGGCCTCCTGGTCCTCATTCCCGTCTCCTGGACCGCCAGCGTCATCGTCCGGGATTTCTACAGCCCCCTCTTGACCGACCCTCAGAAGAGGGAGATCGGGGCAGCGCTCTACATCGGGTGGGGAGCGGCCGCCATGCTCCTGATTGGGGGGGCGATGCTGTGCAGCAGCTGCCCGCCAAAGGAGAAGAAGTACAAGCCACCTCGGATGGCGTACTCTGCCCCACGCAGCACCAGCGCGGGCGGAGGATACGACAGGAAAGACTATGTTTGA
- the LOC125021604 gene encoding claudin-4-like, which yields MVSFGPELTGISLSVLGWVLSVISCALPRWVLLDYRMEWVGLWMSCDPQSTGQMDCFDWLNDHEVQTLRALSVLAIILGVVGVFINIVRAKCTNCIDNKRVKARLMVSSGGMFITAALFQLVTVFWTVHDIRWWYPEPREKIGVSVYLSWAASVLMLIGGSILCCICPPEEKPRKYNIHGKSYVEYSVASRSTTQSSNIKIHEV from the coding sequence ATGGTGTCTTTTGGACCTGAGCTCACCGGTATCTCTCTGTCAGTGCTGGGCTGGGTGCTGAGTGTGATCAGCTGTGCTCTGCCAAGATGGGTGCTCTTGGACTACAGGATGGAATGGGTTGGTCTGTGGATGAGTTGCGATCCCCAGAGCACAGGACAGATGGATTGTTTCGATTGGTTAAACGATCATGAAGTGCAGACCCTCAGAGCACTCTCTGTCCTCGCCATCATCTTGGGAGTGGTGGGAGTCTTCATAAACATTGTGAGAGCAAAGTGCACCAACTGCATTGATAATAAGAGGGTCAAAGCCAGGTTGATGGTTTCCTCTGGAGGGATGttcatcactgcagctctgtttcAACTGGTGACTGTTTTCTGGACAGTACATGACATCAGATGGTGGTATCCTGAACCTAGAGAGAAGATCGGGGTATCTGTGTATCTGAGTTGGGCTGCCTCTGTCCTGATGCTTATTGGAGGGTCCATTCTCTGCTGCATCTGCCCTCCAGAAGAAAAACCAAGAAAGTACAACATACATGGTAAAAGTTATGTTGAATACTCTGTGGCTTCGAGGTCAACAACTCAAAGCTCcaacatcaaaatacatgagGTGTGA